The Vitis riparia cultivar Riparia Gloire de Montpellier isolate 1030 chromosome 3, EGFV_Vit.rip_1.0, whole genome shotgun sequence genome includes a region encoding these proteins:
- the LOC117909799 gene encoding wall-associated receptor kinase-like 1 isoform X2 codes for MSTVRWLLQISLLLWLSRGLAATQGKPGCKETCGDVDIPYPFGIGSASCYFDEWFEVTCNNSIHPHIPKPFLKRLNLEVLNVSLDRSTIRVNNPVLLYKDCPGKPSNRTQSWEGGPFSFSDTYTRFTAVGCSALAYITQNDSVIGGCMSYCKQGTTAAKNGSCYGLECCQTQFPPGLQYFTTMLGDFPSNSDDQDECKYAFMVDQEWFISMEQDPDKVKDVGHAPAVLDWRIYNATCMSVGWNNTSTSNTSTILCGANAICSPDIQTLSLTCRCWGGYEGNPYLTEGCEGEDLITYPNGTACIFYRNAGVSCFRYNGVIHPRRPRMVLAGILAGVGTLLLVICAWWLYKVLKRRQKIKYKEKCIKRNGGLLLEQQLSSSEGNVDKTKLFTSKELEKATDRYNENRVVGQGGQGTVYKGMLIDGRIVAVKKLKIVGDGKVEQFINEVVILSQINHRNVVKLLGCCLETAVPLLVYEFIPNGTLSEHIHDQNEEFPITWEMRLRIATEVAGALSYLHSAASIPIYHRDIKSTNILLDDKYRAKVADFGTSKSVAIDQTHLTTQVQGTFGYLDPEYFQSSQFTEKSDVYSFGIVLIELLTGKKPILPIASEEGKSLASYFILSMNEDRLSDLLDAQVVKEGRKEEINAIAFLARRCINLNGKKRPTMMEAAMELERIRKCQGDFSAQENFEEVEYDTIELTGPWDVASTSMGSCLNTNTSSSSDVQPLLFQKSF; via the exons ATGAGTACTGTTCGATGGCTGCTTCAGATCTCCTTATTACTATGGCTAAGCAGAGGATTAGCAGCAACTCAAGGGAAGCCTGGTTGTAAAGAGACGTGTGGAGACGTTGACATTCCATACCCCTTCGGAATTGGATCTGCTAGTTGCTACTTTGATGAATGGTTCGAAGTAACTTGCAACAACTCTATCCACCCTCACATTCCCAAGCCTTTCCTGAAAAGACTGAATCTGGAGGTGCTGAATGTTTCATTAGATCGTAGCACCATCCGGGTAAACAACCCAGTACTCCTTTATAAGGATTGCCCCGGCAAACCATCAAACCGCACACAGTCGTGGGAGGGAGGCCCCTTTTCATTCTCCGACACCTACACTAGATTCACTGCTGTGGGTTGCAGCGCCCTGGCCTACATCACGCAGAATGATTCAGTAATCGGGGGATGCATGTCCTACTGCAAACAGGGCACAACTGCGGCAAAAAATGGCAGCTGCTATGGCTTGGAGTGTTGCCAAACCCAATTCCCTCCGGGCCTCCAGTACTTCACTACAATGTTAGGCGACTTTCCTAGTAATAGTGATGATCAGGACGAATGCAAATACGCGTTCATGGTGGACCAAGAATGGTTCATCTCAATGGAACAAGATCCAGATAAGGTGAAAGATGTGGGACATGCTCCAGCAGTGCTGGACTGGCGGATATACAACGCAACATGCATGTCAGTCGGATGGAATAATACCTCCACCTCAAACACATCCACAATTTTATGTGGCGCGAATGCCATCTGTTCACCTGACATTCAAACCCTAAGTCTCACCTGCCGTTGTTGGGGGGGATATGAAGGCAACCCTTATCTTACCGAAGGATGTGAAG GTGAAGATCTGATTACATATCCGAATGGGACGGCATGCATTTTTTACAGGAATGCAGGTGTTTCATGCTTTCGGTATAATGGGGTCATTCATCCACGTCGTCCAAGAATGGTGTTGGCAG GCATACTAGCAGGAGTTGGAACATTGCTTCTAGTAATTTGTGCATGGTGGTTGTACAAAGTACTAAAAAGGAGACAGAAAATTAAGTACAAGGAGAAATGCATTAAAAGAAATGGCGGTTTACTTTTGGAACAACAATTATCTTCAAGTGAAGGAAATGTTGATAAAACCAAATTGTTCACTTCCAAAGAGTTGGAGAAAGCCACTGATCGTTATAATGAAAATCGGGTTGTTGGTCAAGGAGGCCAAGGTACTGTTTACAAAGGAATGTTGATAGATGGAAGAATTGTTGCAGTTAAAAAGTTGAAGATAGTGGGCGATGGCAAAGTTGAGCAGTTCATTAATGAGGTTGTCATTCTATCCCAGATTAATCATAGAAATGTGGTTAAGCTGTTAGGATGTTGTTTGGAGACAGCAGTACCTTTGTTGGTCTATGAATTCATTCCTAATGGAACCCTTTCTGAACATATCCATGACCAAAATGAAGAGTTCCCAATTACATGGGAAATGCGTCTTCGAATTGCTACTGAAGTTGCAGGAGCTCTTTCTTACTTGCATTCAGCAGCTTCCATACCAATCTATCATCGAGATATCaaatcaactaacatacttttAGATGATAAATATCGAGCAAAAGTGGCGGACTTTGGAACTTCAAAATCTGTTGCCATTGATCAAACACACTTGACCACCCAAGTACAGGGTACTTTTGGATACTTGGACCCAGAGTACTTTCAATCAAGCCAATTTACTGAAAAAAGTGATGTCTACAGCTTTGGAATAGTTCTTATTGAGCTTTTAACTGGGAAAAAGCCAATCTTGCCAATTGCATCAGAAGAAGGGAAAAGTTTAGCCTCATATTTCATATTGTCCATGAATGAAGATCGTTTATCAGATCTTCTTGATGCTCAAGTTGTAAAAGAGGGTAGAAAAGAAGAGATCAATGCAATTGCTTTTCTTGCAAGACGATGCATAAACTTGAATGGGAAGAAAAGGCCTACAATGATGGAAGCTGCAATGGAGTTGGAAAGAATTAGAAAGTGTCAAGGAGATTTTAGTgctcaagaaaattttgaggagGTTGAATACGACACCATTGAATTGACTGGGCCTTGGGATGTTGCCTCCACTTCAATGGGATCTTGCTTGAATACCAATACATCTTCTTCATCGGATGTCCAACCTTTATTGTTTCAAAAGTCATTTTAA
- the LOC117909799 gene encoding wall-associated receptor kinase-like 1 isoform X1 produces MSTVRWLLQISLLLWLSRGLAATQGKPGCKETCGDVDIPYPFGIGSASCYFDEWFEVTCNNSIHPHIPKPFLKRLNLEVLNVSLDRSTIRVNNPVLLYKDCPGKPSNRTQSWEGGPFSFSDTYTRFTAVGCSALAYITQNDSVIGGCMSYCKQGTTAAKNGSCYGLECCQTQFPPGLQYFTTMLGDFPSNSDDQDECKYAFMVDQEWFISMEQDPDKVKDVGHAPAVLDWRIYNATCMSVGWNNTSTSNTSTILCGANAICSPDIQTLSLTCRCWGGYEGNPYLTEGCEDVGEDLITYPNGTACIFYRNAGVSCFRYNGVIHPRRPRMVLAGILAGVGTLLLVICAWWLYKVLKRRQKIKYKEKCIKRNGGLLLEQQLSSSEGNVDKTKLFTSKELEKATDRYNENRVVGQGGQGTVYKGMLIDGRIVAVKKLKIVGDGKVEQFINEVVILSQINHRNVVKLLGCCLETAVPLLVYEFIPNGTLSEHIHDQNEEFPITWEMRLRIATEVAGALSYLHSAASIPIYHRDIKSTNILLDDKYRAKVADFGTSKSVAIDQTHLTTQVQGTFGYLDPEYFQSSQFTEKSDVYSFGIVLIELLTGKKPILPIASEEGKSLASYFILSMNEDRLSDLLDAQVVKEGRKEEINAIAFLARRCINLNGKKRPTMMEAAMELERIRKCQGDFSAQENFEEVEYDTIELTGPWDVASTSMGSCLNTNTSSSSDVQPLLFQKSF; encoded by the exons ATGAGTACTGTTCGATGGCTGCTTCAGATCTCCTTATTACTATGGCTAAGCAGAGGATTAGCAGCAACTCAAGGGAAGCCTGGTTGTAAAGAGACGTGTGGAGACGTTGACATTCCATACCCCTTCGGAATTGGATCTGCTAGTTGCTACTTTGATGAATGGTTCGAAGTAACTTGCAACAACTCTATCCACCCTCACATTCCCAAGCCTTTCCTGAAAAGACTGAATCTGGAGGTGCTGAATGTTTCATTAGATCGTAGCACCATCCGGGTAAACAACCCAGTACTCCTTTATAAGGATTGCCCCGGCAAACCATCAAACCGCACACAGTCGTGGGAGGGAGGCCCCTTTTCATTCTCCGACACCTACACTAGATTCACTGCTGTGGGTTGCAGCGCCCTGGCCTACATCACGCAGAATGATTCAGTAATCGGGGGATGCATGTCCTACTGCAAACAGGGCACAACTGCGGCAAAAAATGGCAGCTGCTATGGCTTGGAGTGTTGCCAAACCCAATTCCCTCCGGGCCTCCAGTACTTCACTACAATGTTAGGCGACTTTCCTAGTAATAGTGATGATCAGGACGAATGCAAATACGCGTTCATGGTGGACCAAGAATGGTTCATCTCAATGGAACAAGATCCAGATAAGGTGAAAGATGTGGGACATGCTCCAGCAGTGCTGGACTGGCGGATATACAACGCAACATGCATGTCAGTCGGATGGAATAATACCTCCACCTCAAACACATCCACAATTTTATGTGGCGCGAATGCCATCTGTTCACCTGACATTCAAACCCTAAGTCTCACCTGCCGTTGTTGGGGGGGATATGAAGGCAACCCTTATCTTACCGAAGGATGTGAAG ATGTAGGTGAAGATCTGATTACATATCCGAATGGGACGGCATGCATTTTTTACAGGAATGCAGGTGTTTCATGCTTTCGGTATAATGGGGTCATTCATCCACGTCGTCCAAGAATGGTGTTGGCAG GCATACTAGCAGGAGTTGGAACATTGCTTCTAGTAATTTGTGCATGGTGGTTGTACAAAGTACTAAAAAGGAGACAGAAAATTAAGTACAAGGAGAAATGCATTAAAAGAAATGGCGGTTTACTTTTGGAACAACAATTATCTTCAAGTGAAGGAAATGTTGATAAAACCAAATTGTTCACTTCCAAAGAGTTGGAGAAAGCCACTGATCGTTATAATGAAAATCGGGTTGTTGGTCAAGGAGGCCAAGGTACTGTTTACAAAGGAATGTTGATAGATGGAAGAATTGTTGCAGTTAAAAAGTTGAAGATAGTGGGCGATGGCAAAGTTGAGCAGTTCATTAATGAGGTTGTCATTCTATCCCAGATTAATCATAGAAATGTGGTTAAGCTGTTAGGATGTTGTTTGGAGACAGCAGTACCTTTGTTGGTCTATGAATTCATTCCTAATGGAACCCTTTCTGAACATATCCATGACCAAAATGAAGAGTTCCCAATTACATGGGAAATGCGTCTTCGAATTGCTACTGAAGTTGCAGGAGCTCTTTCTTACTTGCATTCAGCAGCTTCCATACCAATCTATCATCGAGATATCaaatcaactaacatacttttAGATGATAAATATCGAGCAAAAGTGGCGGACTTTGGAACTTCAAAATCTGTTGCCATTGATCAAACACACTTGACCACCCAAGTACAGGGTACTTTTGGATACTTGGACCCAGAGTACTTTCAATCAAGCCAATTTACTGAAAAAAGTGATGTCTACAGCTTTGGAATAGTTCTTATTGAGCTTTTAACTGGGAAAAAGCCAATCTTGCCAATTGCATCAGAAGAAGGGAAAAGTTTAGCCTCATATTTCATATTGTCCATGAATGAAGATCGTTTATCAGATCTTCTTGATGCTCAAGTTGTAAAAGAGGGTAGAAAAGAAGAGATCAATGCAATTGCTTTTCTTGCAAGACGATGCATAAACTTGAATGGGAAGAAAAGGCCTACAATGATGGAAGCTGCAATGGAGTTGGAAAGAATTAGAAAGTGTCAAGGAGATTTTAGTgctcaagaaaattttgaggagGTTGAATACGACACCATTGAATTGACTGGGCCTTGGGATGTTGCCTCCACTTCAATGGGATCTTGCTTGAATACCAATACATCTTCTTCATCGGATGTCCAACCTTTATTGTTTCAAAAGTCATTTTAA